From a region of the Actinomadura luzonensis genome:
- the ftsH gene encoding ATP-dependent zinc metalloprotease FtsH — MERSGPPQAPDKGKGKPPWRSEGLPGTPGGKPKINWWRFVVTLLVVYAGFFVVSSFVDSGSVETISYTEFTKQVNAKNVKDIYAQGLSVEGDLRSAAKNPDGGSTYTKFATEIPAFANTDQLDQQLATGQVEITSKPLTRGFFSNLLLSLLPVLLLAGLWIWIMRRGASMMGGGLGGLGKSKAAKPVEAGKVRVTFDDVAGIDEVENELVEVVDYLKDPGKYRRLGAKLPKGVLLAGPPGTGKTLLARAVAGEAKVPYFSASASEFIEMIVGVGASRVRDLFEEARKVAPSIVFIDEIDAIGRARGGAGGIGGHDEREQTLNQILTEMDGFSGAEGVIVIGATNRPEILDPALLRPGRFDRTVQVGLPDAAGRTAILAVHTRGVPLDPEVSLDQLAKTTPGMTGADLANLVNEAALLAAKRGKDKVTRSDLTDALEKLQLGAARSIVMPEEERTRTAFHEAGHALLGMLQPGADPVRKISIIPRGRALGVTLSTPDTDRYAYDEQYLRGRITGALGGMAAEQVVFGVITTGAENDLEQVTMIARGMVGRWGMSEKVGPLTILPSDGTPPQASAATLATVDEEARRIVEQCYERAVQVLTDNRDKLDAIVAALLEHETLDEADAYAAAGLTSQSKAVATS; from the coding sequence GTGGAACGCTCTGGACCGCCGCAGGCACCCGACAAGGGCAAGGGCAAGCCGCCCTGGCGCTCGGAAGGCCTGCCGGGCACGCCCGGAGGCAAGCCCAAGATCAACTGGTGGCGCTTCGTCGTCACCCTGCTCGTGGTGTACGCGGGTTTCTTCGTGGTGTCGTCGTTCGTCGACAGCGGTTCGGTCGAGACGATCTCCTACACCGAGTTCACCAAGCAGGTCAACGCCAAGAACGTCAAGGACATCTACGCCCAGGGCCTGTCGGTCGAGGGCGATCTGCGGAGCGCGGCGAAGAACCCGGACGGCGGCTCGACGTACACGAAGTTCGCCACCGAGATCCCCGCCTTCGCCAACACCGACCAGCTCGACCAGCAGCTCGCCACCGGCCAGGTGGAGATCACCTCCAAGCCGCTCACCCGCGGCTTCTTCTCGAACCTGCTGCTGTCGCTGCTGCCCGTGCTGCTGCTGGCCGGCCTGTGGATCTGGATCATGCGCCGCGGCGCCAGCATGATGGGCGGCGGCCTGGGCGGGCTCGGCAAGTCCAAGGCGGCCAAGCCGGTCGAGGCCGGCAAGGTGCGGGTCACCTTCGACGACGTCGCCGGCATCGACGAGGTCGAGAACGAGCTGGTCGAGGTCGTCGACTACCTGAAGGACCCCGGCAAGTACCGGCGGCTCGGCGCCAAGCTGCCCAAGGGCGTGCTGCTCGCCGGCCCGCCCGGCACCGGCAAGACCCTGCTGGCCAGGGCCGTCGCCGGTGAGGCCAAGGTGCCGTACTTCTCCGCCTCCGCCTCCGAGTTCATCGAGATGATCGTCGGCGTCGGCGCCTCGCGCGTCCGCGACCTGTTCGAGGAGGCGCGCAAGGTGGCGCCGTCGATCGTGTTCATCGACGAGATCGACGCCATCGGGCGGGCCAGGGGTGGCGCGGGCGGCATCGGCGGCCACGACGAGCGCGAGCAGACGCTCAACCAGATCCTCACCGAGATGGACGGCTTCTCCGGGGCCGAGGGCGTCATCGTCATCGGCGCCACCAACCGTCCCGAGATCCTCGACCCGGCGCTGCTGCGCCCCGGCCGCTTCGACCGCACCGTGCAGGTGGGGCTGCCGGACGCCGCCGGGCGCACCGCGATCCTCGCCGTGCACACGCGCGGCGTGCCGCTGGACCCCGAGGTCAGCCTCGACCAGCTCGCCAAGACCACGCCCGGCATGACCGGCGCCGACCTCGCCAACCTCGTCAACGAGGCCGCCCTCCTCGCCGCCAAGCGCGGCAAGGACAAGGTCACCAGGTCCGACCTCACCGACGCGCTGGAGAAGCTGCAGCTCGGCGCGGCCCGCAGCATCGTGATGCCGGAGGAGGAGCGCACCCGCACCGCCTTCCACGAGGCGGGGCACGCGCTGCTCGGCATGCTCCAGCCCGGCGCCGACCCGGTCAGGAAGATCTCGATCATCCCGCGCGGGCGGGCGCTCGGGGTCACGCTGTCCACCCCCGACACCGACCGGTACGCCTACGACGAGCAGTACCTCCGTGGCCGCATCACCGGCGCGCTCGGCGGCATGGCGGCCGAGCAGGTCGTCTTCGGCGTCATCACCACCGGCGCCGAGAACGACCTCGAACAGGTCACCATGATCGCCCGGGGCATGGTGGGCCGCTGGGGCATGTCGGAGAAGGTCGGCCCGCTGACCATCCTCCCCAGCGACGGCACCCCGCCGCAGGCCAGCGCCGCCACCCTCGCCACCGTGGACGAGGAGGCGCGGCGCATCGTCGAGCAGTGCTACGAGCGGGCGGTCCAGGTGCTCACCGACAACCGCGACAAGCTGGACGCCATCGTGGCCGCGCTGCTGGAGCACGAGACGCTCGACGAGGCCGACGCGTACGCCGCCGCCGGTCTCACCAGCCAGTCGAAGGCCGTCGCGACCTCCTGA
- a CDS encoding DUF3616 domain-containing protein, whose product MEQVELRFDHASRASQTHTNLSAIRQSPHGIWVAGDETASFEHLAWTGDHFGDQRTFRLADYVDLPAGPDDEADIEGMARADGHLWVVGSHSLKRKRVKSKDPGKAAARLATVVREDNRYLLARLPLHGEEPQAGAALSGERGLAAHLRDDPHLGPFLALPGKDNGFDVEGIAVVGERVYLGLRGPVLRGWAVVLELRVEEAGRRRLRLRLREPYRKHFLDLGGLGVRDLCPDGESLLLLTGPTMALDGPVHVRRWWPGHRSGVVPAGELEVVAELPFGVGCDHPEGLARLADGRLMVVYDSPSPARITPAGGVLADVFTI is encoded by the coding sequence GTGGAACAGGTAGAACTGCGATTCGACCACGCCTCTCGAGCGTCGCAGACGCACACCAACCTGTCGGCCATCCGGCAGAGCCCCCACGGCATCTGGGTAGCCGGCGACGAGACCGCCTCCTTCGAGCACCTGGCGTGGACCGGTGACCATTTCGGCGACCAGCGCACGTTCCGCCTGGCCGACTACGTCGACCTCCCGGCCGGCCCCGACGACGAGGCCGACATCGAGGGCATGGCCCGCGCCGACGGCCACCTGTGGGTGGTCGGCTCGCACAGCCTCAAGCGCAAGCGGGTCAAGTCGAAGGATCCCGGCAAGGCCGCCGCCCGCCTGGCCACCGTGGTCAGGGAGGACAATCGCTACCTCCTCGCCCGCCTGCCGCTGCACGGCGAGGAGCCGCAGGCCGGGGCGGCGCTGTCCGGCGAGCGCGGCCTCGCCGCCCACCTGCGCGACGACCCCCACCTTGGACCGTTCCTGGCGCTGCCGGGCAAGGACAACGGCTTCGACGTCGAGGGCATCGCCGTCGTCGGCGAGCGGGTCTACCTCGGGCTGCGCGGGCCGGTGCTGCGCGGCTGGGCCGTGGTGCTGGAGCTGCGGGTGGAGGAGGCGGGCAGGCGGCGGCTGCGGCTGCGGCTGCGGGAGCCGTACCGCAAGCACTTCCTGGACCTCGGCGGGCTCGGCGTGCGCGACCTGTGCCCGGACGGCGAGAGCCTGCTGCTGCTCACCGGCCCCACCATGGCCCTCGACGGGCCGGTGCACGTGCGGCGCTGGTGGCCGGGGCACCGGTCGGGCGTGGTGCCGGCCGGCGAGCTGGAGGTCGTCGCCGAGCTGCCGTTCGGGGTGGGGTGCGACCATCCGGAAGGGCTGGCGCGGCTGGCCGACGGGCGGCTCATGGTGGTCTACGACAGCCCGTCGCCGGCCCGGATCACCCCGGCGGGCGGCGTGCTGGCCGACGTCTTCACGATCTGA
- a CDS encoding peptidyl-tRNA hydrolase yields the protein MNDEPNDEPNDELYVLPLVVRIERAAPPERTDALEAAAMAVLSLLDDPGEWAAELTAWQSTGKIRKVVRRARGAEWRRAVALPGRTVEHRTAEVRVHPPVPLDGWPRDLARLQVGGTDLSDTAVPPPAVPPVLWVNPALEMTAGKAMAQAGHAAQLAWWASDAAERAAWRAAGLAVAVRTAPDEAGFAAKVAAGLPVVRDAGFTEIEPGSCTFVAEAPWLYGRVRS from the coding sequence ATGAACGACGAACCGAACGACGAGCCGAACGACGAGCTGTACGTGCTGCCCCTGGTCGTCAGGATCGAGCGGGCCGCGCCCCCTGAGCGCACCGACGCGCTGGAGGCCGCCGCCATGGCGGTGCTGAGCCTGCTCGACGACCCGGGGGAGTGGGCCGCCGAGCTGACCGCCTGGCAGTCCACCGGGAAGATCCGCAAGGTCGTGCGCCGGGCGCGCGGCGCCGAGTGGCGGCGGGCCGTCGCGCTGCCCGGCCGCACGGTCGAGCACCGCACGGCCGAGGTCCGGGTGCATCCGCCCGTGCCGCTGGACGGCTGGCCCAGGGACCTCGCGCGGCTCCAGGTCGGCGGCACGGACCTGAGCGACACCGCCGTCCCGCCGCCCGCCGTCCCGCCGGTCCTGTGGGTCAACCCCGCGCTGGAGATGACCGCGGGCAAGGCCATGGCGCAGGCCGGGCACGCCGCCCAGCTCGCCTGGTGGGCCAGCGACGCGGCCGAGCGGGCCGCCTGGCGCGCGGCCGGCCTGGCCGTCGCGGTGCGCACCGCCCCCGACGAGGCCGGCTTCGCCGCCAAGGTCGCGGCCGGGCTGCCGGTCGTCCGGGACGCCGGGTTCACCGAGATCGAGCCGGGTTCGTGCACGTTCGTCGCCGAGGCTCCCTGGTTGTACGGGCGGGTCAGATCGTGA
- a CDS encoding MFS transporter, producing MTSSTTPVPTALPTRRGPHRAWYVAAVAFVAILGAAGFRATPGVLITPLRNEFGWSTGTVSLAVSVNLVLYGLTAPFAAALMDRFGMRRVVALALLLIAAGSGLTVLMTASWQLLLLWGVFVGLGTGSMALVFAATVVDRWFVRHRGLVTGILTAAGATGQLVFLPVLARLAEGPGWRWASLAVAGSALAVAPFVWWLLRDRPEDVGTTALGVEPGAVRPARSTANAALRAVTVLGRAVRTRPFWLLAGGFAICGASTNGLVGTHFIPAAHDHGMAEPVAAGLLAVIGIFDIAGTVASGWLSDRVDPKVLLGVYYGLRGLSLMVLPGLFAATTEPSMLIFIVFYGLDWVATVPPTVALCRRVYGQDGAVVFGWVFASHQVGAAFAAVGAGLTRDHLGAYDLAWYGAGALCLLAAGMSMAIRHAKGR from the coding sequence ATGACGTCCAGCACCACCCCCGTCCCCACCGCCCTCCCCACCAGGCGCGGCCCGCACCGCGCCTGGTACGTGGCGGCCGTGGCCTTCGTCGCGATCCTGGGCGCCGCCGGGTTCCGCGCGACCCCCGGCGTGCTGATCACGCCGCTGCGGAACGAGTTCGGCTGGTCCACCGGCACCGTCTCGCTGGCCGTGTCGGTGAACCTCGTCCTCTACGGCCTCACCGCCCCCTTCGCCGCCGCGCTGATGGACCGCTTCGGCATGCGCCGCGTGGTCGCGCTGGCGCTGCTGCTGATCGCCGCGGGCAGCGGGCTGACCGTCCTGATGACCGCGAGCTGGCAGCTCCTGCTGCTCTGGGGCGTCTTCGTGGGGCTCGGGACCGGCTCGATGGCGCTGGTGTTCGCCGCGACCGTGGTGGACCGCTGGTTCGTACGGCACCGGGGGCTGGTGACCGGCATCCTCACCGCGGCCGGCGCGACCGGGCAGCTCGTCTTCCTGCCCGTCCTCGCCCGGCTCGCGGAGGGGCCCGGCTGGCGGTGGGCGTCGCTCGCGGTCGCCGGGTCGGCGCTGGCGGTGGCGCCGTTCGTGTGGTGGCTGCTCCGCGACCGTCCCGAGGACGTCGGCACCACCGCGCTCGGCGTGGAGCCCGGAGCGGTCCGCCCGGCCCGCAGCACGGCCAACGCGGCGCTCCGGGCGGTCACCGTGCTCGGCCGGGCGGTGCGCACCCGGCCGTTCTGGCTGCTCGCGGGCGGCTTCGCGATCTGCGGGGCGAGCACGAACGGCCTGGTCGGCACCCACTTCATCCCGGCCGCGCACGACCACGGCATGGCCGAGCCGGTCGCCGCCGGGCTGCTGGCGGTCATCGGGATCTTCGACATCGCCGGCACCGTCGCCTCGGGCTGGCTCAGCGACCGCGTCGACCCCAAGGTGCTGCTCGGCGTGTACTACGGGCTGCGCGGCCTGTCCCTGATGGTGCTGCCCGGCCTGTTCGCGGCCACCACCGAGCCCAGCATGCTGATCTTCATCGTCTTCTACGGCCTGGACTGGGTGGCCACCGTCCCGCCGACCGTGGCGCTGTGCCGGCGCGTCTACGGCCAGGACGGCGCGGTCGTGTTCGGCTGGGTGTTCGCCTCCCACCAGGTGGGGGCCGCCTTCGCCGCGGTCGGCGCCGGGCTCACCCGCGACCACCTCGGCGCCTACGACCTCGCCTGGTACGGCGCGGGCGCGCTCTGCCTCCTCGCCGCCGGCATGTCAATGGCGATCAGGCATGCTAAGGGGCGATGA
- a CDS encoding GlxA family transcriptional regulator has translation MRRHRVAVVALDHLAPLDLGIPGQVFWAAESPDGEKLYEVVTCSEGGRPVRCSAGYTVQPDHDLSVLDAADTVVIPGIHAGRALKDGTISEALRAALHGRPRVMSICTGAFVLAAAGLLDGRPATTHWREAPRFAELFPRVKLDPDVLFVDDGDVLTSAGVAAGLDLCLHVVRRDHGSEVANRTARRCVMPPWREGGQAQYIERPLPDGPQGGTAATRDWMLAHLADPLDLTALAAHARMSVRTFTRRFREETGVSPARWLAGQRVQHARHLLETTDLGVEEVARRAGFGTAVSLRQHLHAAVGVAPLAYRHTFRRM, from the coding sequence ATGCGTCGTCATCGTGTCGCCGTGGTCGCGCTCGACCACCTCGCCCCGCTCGACCTCGGCATCCCCGGCCAGGTGTTCTGGGCCGCCGAGAGCCCGGACGGCGAGAAGTTGTACGAGGTCGTCACCTGCTCCGAGGGCGGGCGGCCGGTGCGCTGCTCGGCCGGCTACACCGTGCAGCCCGACCACGACCTGTCCGTCCTCGACGCCGCCGACACGGTCGTGATCCCCGGCATCCACGCGGGCCGGGCGCTGAAGGACGGCACGATCTCCGAAGCGCTGCGCGCGGCGCTGCACGGCCGGCCCCGGGTGATGTCGATCTGCACGGGAGCGTTCGTGCTGGCCGCGGCGGGGCTGCTGGACGGCCGCCCGGCGACCACGCACTGGCGGGAGGCGCCGCGCTTCGCCGAGCTGTTCCCGCGGGTGAAGCTGGACCCCGACGTGTTGTTCGTGGACGACGGCGACGTCCTGACCTCGGCCGGCGTGGCCGCCGGGCTGGACCTGTGCCTGCACGTCGTCCGCCGCGACCACGGCAGCGAGGTCGCCAACCGCACGGCCCGCCGGTGCGTGATGCCGCCGTGGCGGGAGGGCGGCCAGGCCCAGTACATCGAACGGCCGCTGCCGGACGGCCCGCAGGGCGGCACGGCCGCCACCCGCGACTGGATGCTCGCCCACCTCGCCGACCCGCTCGACCTGACCGCGCTGGCCGCGCACGCCAGGATGAGCGTGCGCACCTTCACCCGGCGCTTCCGCGAGGAGACCGGGGTGAGCCCGGCCAGGTGGCTGGCCGGGCAGCGGGTGCAGCACGCCCGCCACCTGCTGGAGACCACCGACCTCGGGGTGGAGGAGGTGGCCAGGCGGGCGGGCTTCGGGACGGCGGTGTCGCTGCGCCAGCACCTGCACGCGGCGGTGGGGGTGGCGCCGCTGGCCTACCGGCACACGTTCCGGCGGATGTGA
- a CDS encoding SAM-dependent methyltransferase: MTEADRAPAGINPNVPSVARMYDYYLGGRDNFAADREAAEKMIELGRRLGNDAREIALANRAFLGRAVRLLAEAGVRQFVDIGAGLPTQDNVHQVARRHGPGSRVVYVDNDPIVLTHARALLARDPDVLAVEGDLKDPDAILDDPRVRDLLDLSQPYAVLMVAVLHFVPDDAEAARIVGRVRERLGPGGHLVLSHLYAGDATDEDVQAGRQVYANTPSGGLARRGYEQIAAFFDGLDLIGPGLVPVADWTPDGDPAGAYDYVRSGILAGVGRVRG, encoded by the coding sequence ATGACCGAGGCGGACCGGGCACCTGCCGGGATCAACCCCAACGTGCCGAGCGTCGCCCGCATGTACGACTACTACCTCGGCGGCCGCGACAACTTCGCCGCCGACCGCGAGGCCGCCGAGAAGATGATCGAGCTGGGCCGGCGGCTCGGCAACGACGCCCGCGAGATCGCCCTCGCCAACCGCGCCTTCCTCGGCCGCGCGGTGCGCCTGCTCGCCGAGGCCGGCGTGCGCCAGTTCGTCGACATCGGCGCCGGGCTGCCCACGCAGGACAACGTCCACCAGGTCGCCCGGCGGCACGGGCCCGGCTCGCGGGTGGTGTACGTCGACAACGACCCGATCGTCCTCACCCACGCCCGCGCGCTGCTGGCCAGGGACCCCGACGTGCTGGCCGTGGAGGGCGACCTCAAGGACCCGGACGCCATCCTCGACGACCCGCGCGTGCGCGACCTGCTCGACCTGTCGCAGCCGTACGCCGTGCTGATGGTGGCCGTGCTGCACTTCGTCCCCGACGACGCCGAGGCCGCGCGCATCGTGGGCCGGGTGCGCGAGCGGCTCGGGCCCGGCGGCCATCTCGTGCTGTCGCACCTGTACGCGGGCGACGCCACCGACGAGGACGTGCAAGCCGGCCGCCAGGTGTACGCGAACACGCCCTCCGGCGGGCTGGCGCGGCGCGGCTACGAGCAGATCGCCGCCTTCTTCGACGGGCTCGACCTGATCGGGCCCGGCCTGGTGCCGGTCGCCGACTGGACGCCGGACGGCGACCCCGCGGGCGCCTACGACTACGTCAGGTCCGGCATCCTGGCTGGCGTGGGCCGCGTCCGCGGCTAG
- a CDS encoding acyl-CoA-like ligand-binding transcription factor, producing the protein MSGLRERKKRETREALMTAALRLALERGLENVRAEDIAAAGGVSPRTYNNYFPSKYAAITARHTDRVRATVAALRARPAAEPLWEALTEAAIAPWARQAGRAGEAPDPELPASIRMLADEPALRAEALRTALEGEAELTAAVAARTGTDPVRDLYPGLVAVTVTAAVQGAVAHWLRADPPVPLVPLLREALEQLAAGLPAPRPEDREER; encoded by the coding sequence GTGAGCGGGCTCAGGGAACGCAAGAAGCGGGAGACGCGCGAGGCGCTCATGACGGCCGCGCTGCGGCTGGCACTGGAGCGCGGGCTGGAGAACGTGCGCGCCGAGGACATCGCCGCCGCCGGCGGCGTCTCGCCCCGCACCTACAACAACTACTTCCCCAGCAAGTACGCGGCCATCACCGCCCGCCACACCGACCGCGTACGGGCCACGGTGGCCGCGCTGCGCGCCCGACCGGCGGCCGAGCCGCTGTGGGAGGCGCTGACCGAGGCAGCGATAGCGCCCTGGGCCCGGCAGGCCGGCCGAGCCGGCGAAGCGCCCGACCCCGAGCTGCCGGCGAGCATCAGGATGCTGGCCGACGAGCCCGCGCTGCGGGCCGAGGCGTTGCGGACGGCGCTGGAGGGCGAGGCCGAGCTGACCGCCGCCGTCGCCGCGCGCACCGGCACCGACCCGGTCCGCGACCTGTACCCGGGCCTGGTGGCCGTCACGGTCACCGCCGCCGTGCAGGGCGCGGTCGCGCACTGGCTGCGCGCCGACCCGCCGGTCCCGCTCGTGCCCCTGCTCCGCGAGGCCCTGGAGCAGCTCGCCGCGGGGCTGCCCGCCCCGCGTCCCGAGGATCGGGAGGAGAGATGA
- a CDS encoding MarR family winged helix-turn-helix transcriptional regulator: MTPTPGAADRISSLTGYQLLRLGELVQRRVEGELARWGLTGKELRVLAYAHDAPRSQRGLAAVSRMDRTTMTAVVNKLESLGYVRRERDAGDRRKYVVAVTGEGARTVEAALARLAEAERAFLGPLTPVERSLLANMTARLVAGQESAESENLRAPQEYS, from the coding sequence ATGACCCCGACGCCCGGCGCGGCCGACCGCATCTCCTCCCTCACCGGCTACCAGCTCCTGCGCCTCGGCGAGCTCGTCCAGCGCCGGGTCGAGGGCGAGCTGGCCCGCTGGGGGCTCACCGGCAAGGAGCTGCGGGTGCTCGCGTACGCGCACGACGCGCCCCGGTCGCAGCGCGGCCTGGCGGCCGTGTCCCGCATGGACCGCACCACGATGACGGCCGTCGTCAACAAGCTGGAGTCCCTCGGCTACGTGCGCCGCGAGCGCGACGCGGGCGACCGGCGCAAGTACGTGGTCGCGGTCACCGGCGAGGGCGCGCGGACGGTGGAGGCGGCGCTGGCGCGCCTGGCGGAGGCCGAACGCGCCTTCCTCGGCCCCCTGACGCCCGTCGAGCGCTCCCTGCTGGCCAACATGACGGCCAGGCTCGTCGCCGGCCAGGAAAGTGCGGAGAGCGAAAACTTGCGGGCTCCGCAAGAATATTCGTAG
- a CDS encoding CGNR zinc finger domain-containing protein: MSLTLDFVSTIRAQRSGLTDQLADVAGLTAWAREHAAALDLDPAFSATEELRAEAVRLRQAVRALFARAVAPGPPSRADAADLPGFAESLALVNARALAVPRAPQLSWDGEPSLASVTAAPAEPAVRLLGALATAAVEFLAGPERELLRTCQAPRCVLYYVKEHPRQEWCSTSCGNRARAARHYREHKK, encoded by the coding sequence ATGTCCCTGACCCTCGACTTCGTCAGCACGATCAGGGCCCAGCGTTCCGGGTTGACCGACCAGCTGGCCGACGTCGCCGGCCTGACCGCCTGGGCCCGCGAGCACGCCGCCGCTCTCGATCTCGATCCCGCCTTCAGCGCCACGGAGGAGCTGCGCGCCGAGGCCGTGCGCCTGCGGCAGGCCGTGCGCGCGCTGTTCGCCAGGGCGGTCGCGCCCGGCCCGCCGAGCCGGGCGGACGCGGCCGACCTGCCGGGCTTCGCGGAGTCGCTGGCGCTGGTCAACGCCCGCGCCCTGGCCGTGCCCCGGGCGCCGCAGCTCTCCTGGGACGGCGAGCCGTCCCTCGCCTCGGTGACCGCCGCGCCTGCCGAGCCGGCCGTCCGGCTGCTCGGCGCCCTCGCCACGGCGGCGGTCGAGTTCCTGGCCGGGCCCGAGCGGGAGTTGCTGCGCACCTGCCAGGCCCCGCGCTGCGTGCTCTATTACGTCAAGGAGCACCCGCGCCAGGAGTGGTGCTCGACGTCCTGCGGCAACCGCGCCCGCGCCGCCCGCCACTACCGGGAGCACAAGAAGTGA